A section of the Paenibacillus odorifer genome encodes:
- a CDS encoding iron-containing alcohol dehydrogenase, whose amino-acid sequence MSTHVYYVPSINIMGKGCLQEIGPYIQELKLKKALVVTDKFLMKSGIAGKLLAVLDEAGIEYAIYDEVKPNPTCKNVHDGVDYLKSQNCDYLISIGGGSPQDTAKAIGIIATNGGHIKEYEGVHKSKHKSLPIVAVNTTAGTSAEVTINYVITDEDRKVKMVMVDKNSLATISVNDPELMVDKPAALTAATGMDALTHAIEALVTPGAYPVTDATALAAVELIFANLARTVKNGHDIEAREQMVYAIFLGGLAFNNAGLGYVHAMAHQLGGVYDLPHGVCNAMLLPFVEEENAKYVPEKFRSIAKAIGLNVENQTDKQCADFVIESIKALSKEVGIPAKLSELGVEEVDLDLLAENSMKDACAPGNPFIPTKEEVITLFKKIL is encoded by the coding sequence ATGAGCACGCATGTGTATTATGTTCCATCGATCAATATTATGGGAAAAGGATGCTTGCAGGAGATTGGTCCATACATCCAAGAGCTTAAATTAAAAAAGGCGCTTGTAGTTACGGACAAATTCCTTATGAAAAGTGGCATTGCTGGTAAATTGCTGGCGGTATTGGACGAAGCGGGGATTGAATATGCCATCTATGATGAAGTGAAACCCAATCCGACCTGTAAAAATGTCCACGATGGCGTAGATTATCTCAAGTCGCAGAATTGTGATTATCTGATTTCCATCGGCGGTGGATCACCACAGGATACTGCCAAAGCCATTGGTATCATTGCCACAAATGGCGGTCATATCAAAGAATATGAAGGTGTACACAAGTCTAAGCATAAATCACTGCCGATTGTCGCCGTAAATACCACTGCTGGTACTTCGGCTGAAGTGACCATTAACTATGTAATCACAGACGAAGATCGCAAAGTGAAGATGGTTATGGTAGATAAAAACAGCCTTGCGACGATTTCAGTCAACGATCCTGAGCTTATGGTTGATAAACCAGCTGCACTTACCGCGGCCACGGGTATGGATGCACTGACTCATGCGATTGAAGCGTTGGTGACGCCAGGAGCTTATCCGGTAACTGATGCTACGGCACTAGCCGCAGTGGAGCTAATTTTTGCTAACCTGGCTCGTACTGTGAAGAATGGCCATGATATCGAAGCGCGTGAACAGATGGTATACGCGATATTCCTTGGCGGATTGGCTTTCAATAATGCGGGGCTTGGTTATGTGCATGCGATGGCGCATCAGCTGGGCGGCGTATACGATCTGCCGCACGGCGTATGTAACGCGATGCTGCTGCCTTTTGTGGAAGAAGAAAATGCCAAATATGTGCCTGAGAAATTCAGATCCATTGCTAAAGCGATTGGACTTAATGTAGAGAACCAAACGGATAAACAATGCGCGGATTTCGTAATTGAGTCGATCAAGGCGTTGTCTAAAGAAGTAGGGATTCCAGCCAAATTATCCGAGCTTGGTGTAGAAGAAGTAGATCTTGATCTTCTGGCTGAAAATTCGATGAAGGATGCTTGTGCACCAGGGAACCCTTTTATTCCTACTAAAGAAGAAGTTATTACACTGTTCAAAAAAATATTATAA
- a CDS encoding DeoR/GlpR family DNA-binding transcription regulator: MLAAERRKKIIDLVHQDKRVLVSDLSRMFEVTEETIRRDLEKLEKDGILSRTYGGAMLNRHTNEDLPFVTRNALNTDIKRGIALKALDLINDGDTLMVDPSSTAFEFLKLLGNKNNLTIITNSINILHEFSNSGMDIISTGGSLRYRSMSLVGPVAHDTIQRYNVDTAVISCKGIDMERGITDSNEPECELKKYMLRQANKVILLADHTKFDKTAFTKLIELGQIDFLITDRQPSEVWLKRLNKENIEILY; encoded by the coding sequence ATGCTTGCAGCTGAAAGACGCAAAAAAATAATAGATCTTGTTCATCAGGATAAACGAGTATTAGTCTCTGATCTAAGCCGGATGTTTGAAGTTACAGAAGAGACGATACGCAGAGACTTGGAGAAGCTGGAGAAGGATGGCATTCTAAGCCGAACCTATGGCGGGGCCATGCTGAATCGTCACACGAACGAGGATTTGCCTTTTGTTACACGCAATGCGCTGAATACAGATATCAAACGGGGAATCGCCCTTAAGGCGCTCGATTTAATCAATGATGGAGATACGTTAATGGTGGATCCTAGCTCCACAGCCTTTGAGTTTCTAAAACTGCTTGGCAATAAAAACAATCTGACCATTATCACGAACTCGATTAATATTTTGCATGAGTTCTCGAATTCAGGGATGGATATCATCTCTACCGGAGGTTCTTTACGTTACCGATCCATGTCACTCGTGGGTCCTGTAGCACATGACACCATTCAAAGATACAATGTGGATACTGCGGTTATCAGTTGTAAAGGAATAGATATGGAGCGGGGCATCACAGATTCTAATGAACCGGAGTGCGAGCTCAAGAAATATATGCTACGTCAAGCTAACAAGGTCATACTCCTGGCCGATCACACCAAATTCGATAAGACCGCCTTTACGAAGCTGATCGAGCTTGGCCAAATCGACTTTTTGATCACAGACCGCCAGCCTTCTGAGGTTTGGTTGAAGCGCCTGAACAAAGAGAATATTGAAATTCTCTATTAA
- a CDS encoding class I SAM-dependent methyltransferase, which translates to MQSGIRERLHFLNKFLHAPRQYSSVTPSSHWLAQTLLDPVPWNQVHSMAELGAGTGAITRFIPRGEKTGMNVLLFEIDPDFRSQLREEFPGCFCNNDCLRLRLALHNSSLEKLDCIVSSLSLMNFSKPDRNRFMEQIIASLKEGGWFITYEYFPRMKTELSQHFEILHTKWVLLNFPPALVYICRKKTTTQVQRENPKSTVNVVSISQVYTKR; encoded by the coding sequence ATGCAAAGTGGAATTCGTGAGCGACTTCATTTTCTAAATAAATTTCTGCATGCGCCCCGACAATATAGTAGTGTGACTCCCAGTTCACATTGGCTGGCCCAGACGTTGCTTGATCCTGTGCCTTGGAACCAAGTGCATTCTATGGCTGAGTTAGGTGCGGGGACTGGTGCAATCACAAGGTTTATTCCGCGTGGAGAAAAGACCGGTATGAATGTTCTTCTATTTGAAATAGATCCTGATTTTCGCAGTCAATTAAGAGAGGAATTCCCCGGATGTTTCTGCAACAACGATTGTCTCCGGCTGCGTCTTGCGCTTCATAACAGCAGTCTGGAGAAGCTGGATTGTATCGTGAGTAGTTTGTCTTTGATGAATTTCTCGAAGCCAGACCGCAATAGGTTTATGGAACAGATCATTGCTTCTTTAAAAGAAGGAGGGTGGTTTATAACCTATGAATATTTTCCGCGGATGAAAACAGAGTTGAGCCAGCATTTTGAGATCCTACACACGAAGTGGGTGCTGCTGAATTTTCCACCAGCGCTTGTATATATTTGCAGGAAAAAAACCACAACGCAAGTGCAACGCGAAAATCCCAAATCAACAGTCAACGTAGTCTCAATCTCTCAGGTTTATACAAAAAGATAA
- the gnd gene encoding phosphogluconate dehydrogenase (NAD(+)-dependent, decarboxylating), with the protein MKVGLVGLGKMGFNLGQNLLDHGHEVVAFDLNAPAVEEMKAKGASGAVTLPELVQQLETPRIIWIMVPHQVVDSVIAELTPQLSKGDIVIEAGNSHYKESIRRYEELKEHGIHFMDAGTSGGMEGARNGACYMVGGDPEAWEVVEPIFRDTAVESGFLYAGKAGSGHFLKMVHNGIEYGMMAAIGEGFEVLEKSEFDYNFEEVARVWNHGSVIRSWLMELVERAFSKDAKLDEIKGIMHSSGEGRWTLETAFDLQAATPVIAMALLMRYRSLETDTFTGKVVAALRNEFGGHAVETK; encoded by the coding sequence ATGAAAGTAGGATTAGTTGGGTTAGGAAAAATGGGTTTTAATTTGGGTCAAAATTTGCTGGATCATGGACATGAGGTTGTTGCTTTTGATCTGAATGCACCTGCTGTAGAAGAAATGAAAGCTAAAGGCGCTAGTGGAGCAGTTACGCTTCCTGAATTGGTGCAGCAATTGGAAACGCCAAGAATCATTTGGATCATGGTTCCGCATCAGGTCGTTGATTCTGTAATCGCTGAACTCACTCCACAATTGTCTAAAGGTGATATCGTTATTGAAGCAGGAAACTCGCACTACAAGGAATCGATTCGTCGGTATGAGGAATTGAAGGAGCACGGAATTCACTTTATGGATGCAGGTACCTCTGGTGGTATGGAAGGGGCGCGTAATGGCGCTTGTTACATGGTTGGCGGAGATCCCGAAGCTTGGGAGGTTGTGGAGCCTATTTTCCGTGATACAGCTGTAGAAAGCGGCTTTTTATATGCTGGTAAAGCAGGTAGCGGCCATTTTCTAAAAATGGTGCATAACGGTATCGAATACGGCATGATGGCTGCGATCGGTGAAGGTTTTGAGGTTCTGGAAAAGAGTGAATTTGACTACAACTTTGAGGAAGTAGCTCGGGTGTGGAATCACGGCTCTGTAATCCGTTCGTGGCTGATGGAACTGGTGGAACGTGCCTTCTCGAAAGACGCTAAACTAGATGAGATCAAGGGCATTATGCATTCGTCTGGTGAAGGCAGATGGACGCTTGAAACCGCCTTTGATTTACAAGCGGCGACTCCGGTTATCGCAATGGCGTTATTGATGCGTTACCGTTCCCTTGAGACCGACACATTCACTGGCAAAGTAGTTGCTGCACTGCGTAACGAATTCGGCGGACATGCTGTGGAAACTAAATAA
- the zwf gene encoding glucose-6-phosphate dehydrogenase, giving the protein MESSTFVLFGATGDLAKRKIYPALYNLFLDGQISGPLSVIGLGRREVSTEAFRKQVLQSLQTFSRQPAVESPQLQVFLEAFEYSVLDVGNTEDYLKLLEHVKRREQLLNIPENRMFYLSVGPEFFKEIAANIHSSGLGSTKGWKRLIIEKPFGTDLQTARELNDSLNAVFAEEEIFRIDHFLGKPMVQNLEVLKYSNPVLRALWKNRYIANVQITASEIVGVEERAGYYDKAGALRDMFQNHMLQLLMMMAMQLPKGSTPEEIRGKKRYVMERLIPLSKDEVNQYVIRGQYAEGEIKGKSVAGYLDEPEISQSSQNETFIAARLFIDDPLWNEVPFYIRTGKRMKEKSTRIVIEFKEPFNDNNNKNKGNDVPNLLIIEIGPNEAITLQLNTKDQLQKGKLEPVLATYEAGTSDVPEAYENLIFDALRGDATFFAHWKEVELSWQWVTPIQEAMEEGLMPLHTYASGSYGPNAAMELLGEDRWWFDDADQESDVLDAQAEVAAAQESIRPGA; this is encoded by the coding sequence GTGGAATCATCAACATTTGTGCTTTTTGGCGCTACAGGAGATTTAGCAAAACGTAAAATCTATCCTGCACTATATAACCTCTTTTTAGATGGTCAAATTTCAGGTCCTCTCTCAGTGATTGGATTAGGAAGAAGAGAAGTTTCAACTGAAGCTTTCCGTAAGCAAGTCCTGCAATCTTTGCAGACATTTTCTAGACAGCCGGCAGTAGAATCTCCACAGTTGCAGGTTTTCTTGGAAGCTTTTGAATATAGCGTTCTAGATGTAGGTAATACAGAGGATTATTTGAAGCTCCTGGAGCATGTTAAACGTCGTGAGCAATTGCTTAACATTCCGGAGAATCGGATGTTCTATTTATCGGTGGGTCCTGAGTTTTTCAAGGAAATTGCCGCCAATATTCACTCCAGTGGTCTGGGATCGACGAAGGGCTGGAAGCGTCTGATTATTGAGAAGCCTTTTGGTACAGACTTGCAAACAGCAAGAGAGTTAAATGACAGCTTGAATGCCGTATTTGCAGAAGAAGAGATTTTCCGAATTGACCATTTCTTGGGTAAACCGATGGTTCAGAATCTGGAAGTTCTAAAATATTCAAATCCTGTACTTAGAGCACTGTGGAAAAATCGTTATATCGCAAATGTGCAAATTACGGCGAGTGAGATTGTCGGCGTTGAAGAACGGGCAGGCTATTATGATAAAGCTGGGGCACTTCGTGATATGTTCCAGAACCATATGCTGCAATTGCTCATGATGATGGCGATGCAGCTTCCAAAAGGCAGTACACCTGAAGAGATCCGCGGGAAGAAAAGATATGTCATGGAGCGCCTCATTCCGTTAAGTAAAGACGAGGTTAATCAATACGTTATCCGCGGACAATATGCTGAAGGTGAAATTAAAGGTAAATCTGTTGCAGGATACTTAGATGAACCAGAAATTAGCCAATCCTCACAAAATGAGACGTTTATTGCAGCGCGATTGTTTATAGATGATCCATTGTGGAATGAAGTTCCGTTCTATATCCGTACCGGCAAGAGAATGAAAGAGAAATCAACAAGAATTGTTATAGAATTTAAAGAACCGTTTAATGATAACAATAACAAAAATAAAGGGAATGACGTTCCAAATCTACTCATCATCGAGATCGGTCCGAATGAAGCCATTACGCTTCAGTTGAATACGAAGGATCAGTTGCAGAAAGGGAAACTTGAACCTGTCCTCGCTACTTATGAAGCCGGAACTTCAGACGTACCAGAAGCTTACGAAAATCTGATCTTTGATGCGCTTCGTGGTGACGCCACTTTCTTCGCTCACTGGAAAGAAGTCGAGCTGTCATGGCAATGGGTTACACCAATCCAGGAAGCTATGGAGGAGGGGCTAATGCCACTTCATACCTATGCTTCAGGTTCTTATGGTCCAAATGCGGCTATGGAGCTTTTGGGTGAAGACCGCTGGTGGTTTGATGATGCAGATCAGGAGTCAGATGTTCTCGACGCTCAAGCAGAAGTTGCAGCAGCGCAGGAATCTATACGGCCAGGGGCTTAA